The following proteins are encoded in a genomic region of Triticum dicoccoides isolate Atlit2015 ecotype Zavitan chromosome 1B, WEW_v2.0, whole genome shotgun sequence:
- the LOC119301263 gene encoding xylanase inhibitor protein 1-like, protein MAFRRPLALHPLVIAFVLVSCLAGTANAKQTGQLTVFWGRNAGEGTLREACDTGLYSTVVISFYSVFGHGRYWGDLSGHPLAGVGADIKHCQSRNILVLLSIGGPGNGYFLPSSASAAAVADNLWNAHLGGRRNGVYRPFGDAAVDGIDFYIDQGAPDHYDELASRLDGYNRFYRGRKGVRLTATPRCGLPDPRLGAALRTGLFERIHVRFYGNDSCSLGKGGTYGVVEQWEKWTAAFPRTQVYLGLAPAESGVPEGAQGTVAVYLKYLYYDLLPKVQKANNYGGVMVWDRFTDKKTRWSSVVSGWA, encoded by the coding sequence ATGGCGTTCCGACGCCCTCTCGCTCTCCACCCGCTCGTGATCGCCTTCGTGCTGGTCTCCTGTCTCGCCGGCACCGCCAACGCGAAGCAGACGGGCCAGCTGACCGTGTTCTGGGGCCGGAACGCCGGCGAGGGCACGCTGCGCGAGGCCTGCGACACGGGGCTCTACTCCACCGTCGTCATCTCCTTCTACAGCGTCTTCGGGCACGGCCGCTACTGGGGCGACCTCTCCGGCCACCCTCTCGCCGGCGTCGGTGCCGACATCAAGCACTGCCAGTCCAGGAACATCCTCGTTCTCCTCTCCATCGGCGGGCCCGGGAACGGCTACTTCCTCCCGTCCTCGGCCTCCGCCGCAGCCGTCGCCGACAACCTCTGGAACGCGCACCTCGGCGGGCGCCGGAACGGCGTGTACCGCCCGTTCGGTGACGCCGCCGTCGACGGCATCGACTTCTACATCGACCAGGGCGCCCCCGACCACTACGACGAGCTGGCCAGCCGCCTTGATGGGTACAACCGGTTCTACCGCGGCCGGAAGGGTGTGCGCCTGACGGCGACGCCGCGGTGCGGGTTGCCCGACCCCCGCCTGGGGGCGGCGCTCCGGACGGGGCTGTTCGAGCGCATCCACGTCAGGTTCTACGGCAACGACTCATGCTCGCTGGGGAAGGGCGGGACGTACGGCGTGGTAGAGCAGTGGGAGAAGTGGACGGCGGCGTTCCCGAGGACGCAGGTGTACCTGGGCCTCGCGCCGGCGGAGAGCGGCGTGCCGGAGGGGGCGCAGGGCACCGTCGCCGTTTACCTCAAGTACCTGTACTACGACCTGCTGCCCAAGGTGCAGAAGGCGAACAACTATGGCGGGGTCATGGTCTGGGACAGGTTCACCGACAAGAAGACACGCTGGAGCAGCGTCGTCAGTGGATGGGCCTGA